The DNA sequence TCCGACGATGAGACTCAGCGATCGCTCCTGGAGGATGCGCCCGCAATCTTTCGGGCACTGGCTCGGGTGCGCCTGAATGCATCGCGAACAGACACTGGGCGATCGGGGACCGACGATCCTGAGTCGTCGGTATCATCGTAAGCAACACACACGGCACCGCGTGGGGGCCACCAGGAGTGACAGACCCCCACGAAAGTCGAAGGCCGATGGTTCGATCGCCTGGCAGAATTGATCCGCTGGATCCGTCATCGGCCCGCAGGCATGGATACCGAATCAAGGCAGCGATTGCCGCCTGGAGAGGGCAGGGAGGGAAAGCGAATGCTCAAAGATAACTGAATAACTCTTTGAACGCACCACGTTTCTGCTGAAGCTTGCCCGAGGCATCATGTGCTTCGAACTCACCGAGCGGCAGAGGCGGAATGGTTCGGTTCATGAGCATTTCGATGTTGGTCAGCGGTTCGCCCTGGTCGGGGGTGACGAACAGGTAGGCGACACCGTTACGGCCCATCCGGCCAGTCCGGCCAATCCGGTGAACGTAGTTCTCCGGGTCGTCCGGAATATCGTAGTTGATGACGTGGCTGATGCCGTTGACGTCGATGCCTCGACCGACCACGTCGGTGGCAACCAAAACAGGAATGTCACCCGTCCGGAAAGCCTTCATCACCTTCTCTCGGGCGCTCTGGGGCAAATCGCCGTGAATCACGGCCACGCCCTTCACCACGCGCTTGATCCGATCAGCCAGTTTATCCGCACCACGCTTGGTGCGAGTGAAGACGAGGCATTGCTCGGGTCGCTCGCGACGAAGCAGATGCAGCAGGAGTTCGGTCTTTTTTTCCTGATCAACCGTCACATAGAACTGATTGACGGTTTCGGCGGAAGGCTCGTCCTTCGACAGAAGCAGTTCGACCGGTTTGTACATGTACTTGTCGGCCAGACGACGAATTTCCGTGTCCAGTGTGGCCGAGAGGAGCAACGTCTGGTGCGGGTCGGGAACCCGCCGGAGGATTTTCTCGATGTCGGGCCGAAACCCGATGTCGAGCATGCGGTCGGCTTCGTCCAGGACGACGTGAACCACGTCACCCAGGTAAAGGGAACCGCGTCGAATGTGGTCGATGATACGACCGGGGGTGCCGACAACAATGTCGACGCCGCGCTGCAACACTCGCAACTGCTTCTCGATCGGCTGGCCGCCATAGACGGCACAGATGGCCGCATCGTGATTTACGGCGAGAGTTTGCATCTCGCTGACAATCTGCTGGGCCAGTTCCCGGGTCGGGGCGAGGATCAGAGCCTGAGGCCCTTTTCCGCGTTCTTCGAGCATTTCAATGAGAGGAATGCCGAAAGCCGCGGTTTTCCCGGTGCCGGTCTTGGCCTGGCCGATGACGTCATTTCCTTCAAGGGCTTCAGGAATGACAGCGGCCTGGATCGGGGAGGGAGTTGCGTAGCGGACACGTCGCAAAGCGTCGAGCATCTCGGGGCTCAGCCCCAGGTCAGAGAAGCCAAGGTCGGGCTCCTCAACAGCTCGCTGAATCAAACAAGACCTCCTCGTGGGAGTGGTCAGGATCAACAAAATGAAGATGAGGCGAACAATGCCCCATCAATGGGACGGATCACATCGATTCTTCCAACCTATCCTGCCGATGACCGACGGTCAAGTCACTTCGACCTTGTCTTGGTGACACGCTGTGTTCACGAGGGTCGGCCTCTTGCGAGGCAGCTATCGGCGGCGATAGGCTTTGCAGGTGGTACGATGGATTCTCGCGAGCGGTTCAGACCCGACGACGGCTTGTGCCGATACGCTCGTTCAATCACGTCTTTCCTCGAGCTTCTGGAGCGACCGCGCCATGGCCGATCAACCAACCCCCGGCAGCGATATTCAACAGAAATATCGTCAGTTCCTCGATCTCTTGCCGCTGACGATCTCACTGGCCGGATTACCGCCGAGTGAGGGTCGTTTATTCAATGAGGAGCAAATTGAGGCGCGAGCGATCACAGTGCGCCATGCGTACCGGGTAGCCAAGTCAACCGTTCGGGACCTCTTGGGCGGGTCGTAAGAGGCATGAGCAGGGTTCCGCCTTGTTCCGGTCAGGAGGGCGGATTCCCCTGCCTCGGTACTGGCCCGTCGCCGGTGTGGAGCCGATATGAATCCCGTGGTGATCCTGATCACGAGAGGAATCTCTTCAAGGTGCCTCTCCCGCGATCTGGGTCTCCCTGGTGGTTTCCGAGACCGACTTCCCACTCGTGAAAGGCCGACCTTTGATGACGATGCACCCCCCGGGGCACCGGCCCCGTCGACGGATGCGCGCCATGCTGCTCGGGCTGGGCCTCGATGACTCAGATTCTGACGCGCCCCGTCGCATCATCAACGGCGAGCAATGCCTGATTGTCGGCGGCTCGGAACAGGCTCATGCCGAGACCCTTGAAATGGTGCTCCGGCTCGAAGCCGAGCTCGAGCGACGCGGGCAGGCCCTCGGCGACGTTTCCCCTCCCGACCTGGTCGACATCGCCTGGCGGATTGATTCACCCGAGTTGCACCTGCTCGCGCTTCGCTTGCATTTTGAGCTTCGTCGACGTGGGTTGAGCTTTCATGAAGCGACTCCCGAACAGTTGACGGAACTCTCTCTCGGGGATGGTTCCTGAGCGGATCCCACCTGAGTTGCGTTTTGCAACGGGGGGAATCCCGTAACAGGCCATTGCCGATCGCCATTCCGAGTCCGATTGGTGCGGACGGCGTGGCGATCGGTAATGGCCTTTCTTTCTGAAAGAAGGTCTCGACGGTGCGTGGGATCGATCATCGAGACCGAGGTCCTTCATCCATGCGAGTAGGTGGCGTTTGTGAAGGTTCGCCCTCAGATCGTTTCGGTGTCATCGAGACGGAACAGATGACGCGCATTTCGGGTCGTCTGGAGAGCCAGTGTTTCCGCCCCCATTCCTCGGAGTTCGGCGATTCGACTGCAGGTCAAGGCGACCCGAGCCGGCTCATTTGTCTTCCCTCGGAAGGGGTGGGGGCTCAGGTACGGGCTATCGGTCTCGACCAAGAGCCGATCAATGGGCATCCGAGCTGCAACTTCGCGTAGCGGGTCGAGAGATTCGTTGCGGAACGTGACCATTCCGGCAAAGGAGAGGTGAAGTCCCAGCGCCAGGAATGCTTGAGCATCGTCCCAGTTGCCGGTGAACGAGTGCAGGATTCCCGAGACGGGACGACCAAGTCGCTCAAGCTGGGCAATAGTGTCGGCCTCGCACTGGCGGCAATGAATGATCACTGGCAGCTCATGCTCGAAGGCCAGGGCGAGGTGTCGGTCAAACAGGTCTTGCTGCAGCGAGAACGGGGTGCGATCCCAATAGCGGTCGAGTCCCGTCTCACCAATGGCGACAACCTTCGGCGCATCGGTCAGTTCAACAATCCGCTCCCAGTCGCCCGGTTGAGCCTCGGACCCGTGGTTCGGTTGGATACCGATCGCAGCGACGACTCCGCGGTGTGCCTGGGCCAGGGCCACCGTGTCTTGCGATGACTCCGCAGTCGTGCCAATGGCCACGACCTGAGTCACGCCTGCCTGTCGGGCCCGAGAAAGGACCCCGGGAAGGTCGCGGGCCATCCTTGAGTCGTCGAGGTGGGCGTGAGTATCGACCAATGGACCGATCGCGGTGATCGAAGTCTCAGCCAAGGCGTCAGTTCTCCTGAGGGTCGTCGATCCTGTGGGTCGAGCAGTCCTCAAAGTAGCCGACCACTTCCAGTCGATAGCCGGTCACCCGGAAGCCTTGCCGACCGAGGCGGTCGGCAAGGCCCGGATCAAGCGACTCGATCAGGTCCGGCTCGTACGGGGTCGAGAGGTCCGCAACTGCTCCGGAGCGCAGACATCGCAGGTGATAATGACCATCCGCTCGCCCATCGTAGCGGGTTGAGCCCTCGCTCGAGGGTAACTTGATCACCAGGCCCGCGTCGGCCAGAGCTTCGAGCGCATTGTAAACGGTTGCAAGGCTCAGGTTCGGGATCGACTGTCGGACGGCTTCGAACACCTGCTCTGCTGTCGGATGGTCTTCGGAACGGAGGAGATAGGTGTAGATCTCCTCGCGCTGGCGTGTTGATCGGCGGCCAGCCGACTCCAGGCTGGACCGCATCCGGTGGAGGTCATCGTGATCCACTGCCATCACTTCACCGGGAAGCCCGGCGTTAGGGTCGATGGACGCTCAAACCGCCGCCAGCGGGGACCATCGCCCGGCGCAAGCTCGTCGATCCTCATTGTGGGAATCAGAAGCGATTCAAGTCAACCGCCGACGGACTGAGCGAGCCTCAGTCCGTCGGGCAGTGAGTCCTTGATCGTTCGGAAATTCCAGGTCAGACCAGCGGATCGTCCATCAAGGAATCAAGGGCCGAGTCAATCAGACTGCCCCGCTGCGATCGGATTGATTCGATCGGAGAGGGGGAGGTTGATCCTCCCGAGTCAAACAGCAAGAGGCCATCATTCCGACGGGACGATTGAGCCGCCACAGCAACTCCGGACGTTTGCGTGGGAAGATTACCTGAGGCCTGAAGACGGAAGAACAACGGAGAGAGCACCGGCACGGCTTGACCCAACGGGTGATTGAACGTGATGGACTGCGTTGGACCATCGGTCCCGCTGCGGATCGTCCAGACACCGGTGGAACGATTAAACAC is a window from the Tautonia rosea genome containing:
- a CDS encoding TatD family hydrolase, yielding MAETSITAIGPLVDTHAHLDDSRMARDLPGVLSRARQAGVTQVVAIGTTAESSQDTVALAQAHRGVVAAIGIQPNHGSEAQPGDWERIVELTDAPKVVAIGETGLDRYWDRTPFSLQQDLFDRHLALAFEHELPVIIHCRQCEADTIAQLERLGRPVSGILHSFTGNWDDAQAFLALGLHLSFAGMVTFRNESLDPLREVAARMPIDRLLVETDSPYLSPHPFRGKTNEPARVALTCSRIAELRGMGAETLALQTTRNARHLFRLDDTETI
- a CDS encoding Fur family transcriptional regulator; translated protein: MAVDHDDLHRMRSSLESAGRRSTRQREEIYTYLLRSEDHPTAEQVFEAVRQSIPNLSLATVYNALEALADAGLVIKLPSSEGSTRYDGRADGHYHLRCLRSGAVADLSTPYEPDLIESLDPGLADRLGRQGFRVTGYRLEVVGYFEDCSTHRIDDPQEN
- a CDS encoding DEAD/DEAH box helicase, encoding MIQRAVEEPDLGFSDLGLSPEMLDALRRVRYATPSPIQAAVIPEALEGNDVIGQAKTGTGKTAAFGIPLIEMLEERGKGPQALILAPTRELAQQIVSEMQTLAVNHDAAICAVYGGQPIEKQLRVLQRGVDIVVGTPGRIIDHIRRGSLYLGDVVHVVLDEADRMLDIGFRPDIEKILRRVPDPHQTLLLSATLDTEIRRLADKYMYKPVELLLSKDEPSAETVNQFYVTVDQEKKTELLLHLLRRERPEQCLVFTRTKRGADKLADRIKRVVKGVAVIHGDLPQSAREKVMKAFRTGDIPVLVATDVVGRGIDVNGISHVINYDIPDDPENYVHRIGRTGRMGRNGVAYLFVTPDQGEPLTNIEMLMNRTIPPLPLGEFEAHDASGKLQQKRGAFKELFSYL